From Saimiri boliviensis isolate mSaiBol1 chromosome 9, mSaiBol1.pri, whole genome shotgun sequence, a single genomic window includes:
- the ZDHHC19 gene encoding LOW QUALITY PROTEIN: palmitoyltransferase ZDHHC19 (The sequence of the model RefSeq protein was modified relative to this genomic sequence to represent the inferred CDS: deleted 2 bases in 1 codon) produces the protein MSHWASFLSSWAVALRPPWSSESWAGEGSLLAVTCPGGAGGPAMTPLTDVKEPRPLPLLPLPWVLPSLFAACSVALLVFLSGLFFAFPCRWLAQNGEWAFPTVTGPLFVLTFFSLVSLNFSDPGILHQGSAEQGPLTVHVVWVNHGAFRLQWCPQCCFHRPPRTYHCPWCDVCVEDFDHHCKWVNNCIGHRNFRFFMLLVLSLCLYSGALLVTCVIFLVRTTHLPFSTDKAVALVVAVTAAGFLVPLSLLLLIQAASVSLAERTCEGKCRHLQGYNPFDQGCTSNWYLTICAPRGPKYMAEAVQLQTAVGPDWTPMRNLHSPTCPPACPPPAPASGSLQTREGAPREW, from the exons ATGTCACACTGGGCTTCTTTCCTTTCATCCTGGGCAGTGGCTCTGAGGCCGCCGTGGAGCTCTGAAAGCTGGGCTGGGGAAGGAAGCCTGCTGGCTGTGACCTGCCCCGGAGGCGCAGGAGGCCCAGCCATGACACCCTTAACAGACGTGAAGGAGCCCCGTCCTCTGCCTCTGCTCCCACTTCCCTGGGTCCTCCCCAGCCTGTTTGCCGCCTGCAGTGTGGCGCTGCTGGTCTTTCTCAGCGGGCTCTTCTTCGCATTCCC TTGCAGGTGGCTGGCTCAGAATGGGGAGTGGGCCTTTCCTACGGTCACAGGCCCCCTCTTTGTCCTCACCTTCTTCAGCCTTGTTTCACTCAACTTCTCAGACCCTGGCATCTTACATCAAG GCTCCGCTGAGCAGGGGCCCTTGACAGTGCACGTGGTGTGGGTGAACCACGGGGCCTTCCGCCTGCAGTGGTGCCCACAGTGCTGCTTCCACCGCCCGCCCCGGACCTACCACTGCCCCTGGTGCGATGTCTGTGTGGAG GACTTTGACCATCACTGCAAGTGGGTCAATAACTGCATCGGTCACCGCAACTTCCGCTTCTTCATGCTGCTCGTCCTGTCCCTGTGCCTCTACTCGGGCGCCCTGCTGGTCACCTGTGTCATCTTCCTGGTGCGCACGACCCACCTGCCGTTCTCCACGGACAAGGCCGTCGC CCTCGTGGTGGCGGTGACCGCCGCGGGCTTCCTGGTGCCGCTGTCCCTGCTGCTGCTGATCCAGGCCGCGTCCGTGAGCTTGGCCGAGCGCACCTGCGAGGGCAAG TGCAGGCACCTTCAGGGATACAACCCCTTCGACCAGGGCTGCACCAGCAACTGGTATTTAACAATCTGTGCGCCACGGGGCCCCAA GTACATGGCTGAAGCTGTCCAGCTGCAGACAGCGGTGGGGCCTGACTGGACACCCATGCGGAACCTGCACTCCCCTACGTGCCCCCCAGCCTGCCCt cctccagccccagcctctgggTCCCTACAGACCAGGGAAGGGGCCCCCAGGGAGTGGTGA